In Festucalex cinctus isolate MCC-2025b chromosome 17, RoL_Fcin_1.0, whole genome shotgun sequence, the genomic stretch TTACACAGTATTCAAGTACTTGTAGGTCAGAAATGACAACAAGCATTCTATACATTCAAAAAACGAAATACTTCCTCAGAAGTATTGTTATTTTAATGTACAATATTAGCCCCAAAATCGATTTCCGGGTTGAAACAAGCTAGCCAGCAACGTTGTTGCTAACCTCATAaaccctcattttttttttttaatgaatttttaaTCATGGCCGACATCGTCCTCCCCTTGTAAATcgaaagttacgaatgtaactaattgaatgaatgaataaaaaaataaaaaataaaaaataaactacggttctatttcgtccctcccgaccgccaggtggcggtgctgtaaccagcacggaattccgCTTGTCGCGACGGCGTCATCGAGTAAGAATGACAAAATATGGCTGTCAATGCTTCCGGCCGACGTAATCTCGTGTATAAAAGGGAACGTCGCCAgaacacatctttttttttttttttaaccttcctCGCAagctcaaccaatcagaacgGTAAACTAAACACGGTTAACTAAACACGACTAGTTAGCTGAACCAGGCAGAGGACGGGAAAATGATGACGTCATTCTGAGCCGTCACAAAGGTGCAGAGTGGtgaattgatttttaagatAAGACAAACTTTTCAATGGTATGCGTGTCTTCAACGCCAGCACTCTAGTTTACATTTACATGGCAACACATAGAACCTGAGATCTGATTGGgcagcaaaaatatatattttaagccATGAATAATGCTATATAGTGTGATAAGACCATTAGCCTCTTTTTATAAGTGGATAGTTTTTGTAATATGATATCAATTAATTTCCTTTTTCCTGGTGTAGTGAGTCCCTCAAGTAAACATCTTAAAGTCGGCATCGaacttttgattttcttttttacattcaTAAGAAAACGACATTGTACATACAGTCCCGGTTTTATTACAGCATCCGTTTGGCTGATGATGCAATTTCCAATTGGGAAAAATAGATTGGTTGTATCAGCCAGGTTGCATCGATATTTTGACTCGTTCATGTAGCCGAATGCTCAAATAATTCATAGCTGAATTGAAAACTTCTGTGAGCTTCTTGTGGAATTCCTGATGTTGCCGCAGCTCACGTTACAGCTCGAAAAGCAGGAAATCGACGGACTGTTTAGACATGCCATTAGCATGCATAGTTGTTTGGGCCTATtgtgtgagtgtttttttttttttaatccttctaGAGTCTCCACTGGCTGGATTCCAGGAAGCAAATGCTTGGCCATTGTACCAGCTGAGAATGGACCTTGGTTTAAATCAAACGAGAGGCCCGCCAGGCTCTTTCAGTGCTTAAATGTTTACGTTGCGCAAGCACAGCGCATCCGCTGTAGATGTTACTGTACTGATGGTGAACATCATGATAAAGAGAATTACTCATCGATAACACAAAATGAAGGCCTGCGTCACAGGGTAGAAGGAACAGAAGATGTTTGTCTTGTCTTGTGTCAAGGAAATATTGTCTTTGGAAGAAATCAACAGGGAATATAAATAGACGTTATGTACAGTGCACACTtccgtattttttattattattattaagatatGTAAGCATAGGAGTGAACAGAAACATGAAGCGCTGGCTGAGGCTTTCGGCCCGTCTGCGGCAAACGCGCAGTCGTGTGTGGCAAGTATCGATTGGAATGTTTTCTAATGCAATTATTAGTATTGATCGGTTTGCTTCCTCTTTCGCCTTTTCTCGAGTGCTTTCAGGTGTTTGCATCCCGCACAGCTGTGGAGAAATGACAAATGAATTTTGTTTCTTTGGTTTTTAGTGGTTTTAGATCTCCCTTTGGTTGACTTGGTGTTTGTGTGGtcctagatcaggggtgtccaaacctttttcatttgagggccacatgcagaaaatccgaaggacgcaagggccacatcatgttatgaagagaaattgtgaatttttcattttagtttttattttgttttgagtttttttttttttttaaatttagttagttttaattagttttcgggTGGCTctgatagtttttttgtttttaattagttttatttctttaataaatgcttagttttatgttagttagtttcagtgttagttttagtttttttcgttttttttttttaatgtgtattacttgtgcgcaatatttaaaaaaacacgatGGGCACggtgtcattattccggtttatatcaaaataaattactaaaaatcacatttaaaatcatccccaaaggctcatgcattaaattaattaccaaagactacaaCAAAGGGCATTTTTGCtatagttatagttagttttattttagttaatttttttaaagataaaatgtagtttcagttagttttctttttgtaaaaagcatcttcgtttttattttatttcgttcactaaatagttttttgaattttaatattttcgTTAGTttatgttaactaaaataacctttaatagcacccgtgtttttcgacaccctcccttcttactttgaccatctacaaacatttttgtttttatttgatttgaactgactcaaatgccatttttagcatatgttgcgggccactaaaaaaaaaaaagggcagcgGGCCGCCAAcggcccccaggccgtagtttggacaccactgtcatAGATCATCCGAGGcagctttttgtttttcattttgtgtcaaTACAAGCAAACGTAGACATTATCAGATTGAACCAGATTtttatttgtacgtttttaaagaaaaacagttAGAGtagtgttaaaattaaaaaataatttcagtcTAGTACAAAACTACAGTTACATAAATGTCCCCTTTTTTTGGGCTGTGCGAGAGATAAGCATAACACCAGTGAATCTCATGGGGATCATTTGAAAGTCCTCTGGGCAAAGatcttgttgttgctttttccgATTATGACCTGACTTTGTACTTTTTCGTGAGTTGTTTACAAACAGCCTCTGGAATGTCGACCCGCCCTTCAAGTGTGGAATTAAACAATCCAAATTGCCCGTTTCTGAAATTGTGTTCTATGAGTGAATGCCTGCAGCTAATTTTCCTAATAACCACCAGCACACCCTCCCCTTGACATGCtgagcaaaaacattttcaagcgAGTACGTTCAAGCAGCTAAAAATGTTATACTGATAATTTCAGCAATACAATAGACTAacttttgggcttttttttttatttttttttttatcaaaaatagCCCCAAAGATATCCTGGTACTAatcgcaattaatcaaaattgagctgctgcagttttttgtttttgttttttgtttttgtttcttcccTGGGAGCTTAGcgctccttttttttgttcaccTAATCCTTTTTGTCACTGGCATACCCCATCATTTTCCTCTACCAGAATTTCTCAGCTTTCTATTAATATCCCGTCATTTCATGCGTCATCTCTCATTTCCTTTCTCATGTTCTGTGCATGCGTTATGAATTCGCCATTTCCTTGAATCTTTCCCGTTTTATAGACCTCCACCTGGCTGCAGAGCTCGGAAAGACCTTGCTGGAGAGGAACAAGGAGCTGGAGGATTCCCTGCAGCAGATGTACATCACCAATGAAGAGCAAGTGCAAGAAATTGAGGTCGGGGAGGCCGTGATAATGATCAataataatgagaaaaaaaatgaagtctgCAACGTCATGCAATCGTGGTCGCGGAGTCAACAAAACAGAGCAGATTCATtctggcagcaattagcattagaagagagctaaatttcttcagttttcacaaatctatttaaaattgtaattgagttttttttctagatggccctggttgatctcctttgctctgctgccacctgctggccatttgtgtaataactaccatttctgcaaccgttctttgcagttgagaggctgcatcaaagccttctgtttgctctagcataaaaaaaacacacacacaaaaaacgtataaatacgtctttgggacactcacaacattaaaaaaaacgtatttacacgttattgggagcaaatgagttaagcatgaaatttcacccaaaatCCAGAAAATCCCAAACTTTTTGTCAATAGTGTATATGGCAGCTTGAATAATGGATAAGGTCATCATCATAGTTAAAACAAGCACActtgaaaggggaagtcaacaaaaCTAGTCTAAAAacggcattctggttaatattgcgtttgtgaaaTATTAATTACGCAGCACAATCTACCTGTTTTTATCTTATCTATCCcagatggcggccattttggcacttgttatcaagtgaaaatgacatcacagttgctcagaaaatgaccaatcacagctaaccGTAACTGTTCAGTAGTCTTATCAGCAAGAATTTACTGTGGATGAattctgtgtgtttttgtatCGCACAGTACCTGTCAAAACAGCTGGAAGTGCTCCGAGACATGAACGAACAGCACGCCAAAGTGTACGAGCAGCTGGACGGCACCGCCAGAGAGCTCGAGCGCACCAACCAAACGCTCGTCGTCGACAGCAAAGCCTCACAGCAAAAGATCGAAAGGTAATACTTGTGAGTAATCTCTCGCCATCCtgctaaaaaatgttttgtcctGCCTTTTGGATCAGGTTAACAGGGACCATCGAGACGTTGCAGAATCAGGTGGAGTCCCTTTCGGGACAGGTGGAGCAGTTGCGCTCGGTGGAACAGCTCCGAGTCAAAAGGGAGAAAAGGGAACGACGCAAGACCGTCCACTCCTTCCCTTGTCTGAGGGAACTTTGCACGGCGCCCAGGTACGAGGATGGCGAACTCACGAATGAGTTCTTAAACACAAATAGTTCAAACAAACACGGGGTGGGCAAAAATGAAGGCAGATAGGATATCGATCGCACGTGTTGATTCCGGACAAGCGAAGAACACAATTAAATGGAGATGTTGATGATATTCACCTACTTTTTGGATTGATGCTGGCTAATTGAAAAGAGGTGTATTATGTTTTGAActagcttaactcatttgctcccaataacgtgtaaatacaattttttttatgttttaagtgtcctgaagacgtatttatacgtttttttttgtgttttttttatagaaggctttgatgcagcctctttttttttttttaaatctaaaatacaaataaaaaatattaagacaaataaaattatttgaaacactatatttatgcaagttatttaagttagttattttaaaatgaaaaaaaggtgcaaatgtataaatttaaacaactcaataatCTTTTTAGTTTGTGATTATAcggattttgtaattgtggagtgtaataattgaaattagaattgaatttcgatgaatTGCGCAGCCCCGCTTTGAcatgtatagccgtcaatggcactgaatgagttattaatcattttcgtttttattttattttgttaaatgaaagtgttttttgaattttagttttacttattttgtcagttttagttcactaaaatatcCTTTAATGGCGCCTGTGTTTCTCGACACTCTCccgtcttactttgaccatctccaaacatttttgcttgtatttgatttgaactgagtcaaatgctatttttagcatatgtcgcgagccactaaaaaatggacggcggggcgtaatttggacaccactgtcctAAGATGTCCCCTTGAcggcttgtttttccgattGCGTCAGGTACGAGGATGAGTTTGTGGTGGGAAGGGCGGAAAGCTTCACTTTGGAGCCGAAGCGTCAACCGTCGGAAGAGGACAACCAGCACCTGCGAGCGGCGGTGTCGGCACTGCGAGCGGCCGTCCGGACGGAGCGCGGTCGCCGAGAGGGCGCCGAGAAGGAGTGCAGCCTGCTCCTCGCCGACTTCTCGCGCCTGCAGACGCGCGTGCAGGTGACCGTCGCGCCGTTTCTTTCACGATTACGACGATCGTTCGACGTGACTTTGTGATTTTTGTCCAAGGATGCCGAGAGTTGCCAGGCAAGGGTTCGGGAATTGGAGGCGGAGCTGCAGGAGCTGCAGCAGCTACGCCGCACCCGGACGTTCCTCCTCGGAAACGAGGACGACGGCGTCACCCTGACGCAGACCGTCCTCAACAGCACCCCGGAGACCGACGCCTTCCTGGAGGGAGGGGTCGGCGAGACGGGGGGCGGGGTCAGGGAGGGAACGGAGGgcggcgccgccggcgcggaCGGGGAGGCTCTCCCCGAGTCGAACCCCGTGAGGAAGAGCTGCAGCGACACGGCGCTCAACGCCATCGTCGGCCGGGACGCCAGCGGCCGCAGGAGGGGAAGCTACGCGCTTCACGCCAACAGCGTGAGGAAGAGGGGGATGTCCATCCTCAGGGAGGTGGACGAGCAGTACCACGCGCTGCTGGAGAAATACGAGGAGCTGCTGGGGAAATGCAGGCGCCACGAGGAGAGCCTCTGCCACGCGGGCGTCCAGACGTCCCGGCCCGTTTCCCGAGACCCGTCCATGAAAGACTGCGCCGCGGGCCACGCCCCCGCGCCCCCGGCCCCGCCCACCCCGACCCGCTCGCCCTCCACGCCGGAAGCCATCGAGATGATTGGCAAGCAAGTGGAGGCGGTGGATAAGCGTCTGGGGCACAACGCTCCGGAGTACAAGGCTCTCTTCAAGGAGATTTTCTCCCGGATCCAGAAAACCAAGATGGAGATTAAAGCTTCCAAATCGGCAAAATCGAGCAAATCGAGCAAATCAGGAAAATCTAGTAAATAGTCACGTGTCGAGTTAGAGAAGACAGTTAGTTGTAGGACAGTATCGATGtttagtgcaggggtgtccaaactttttcagaaaatccgaaggacgcaagggccacatcatgttatgaagacaaattgCGTTTAGTccttaaaattgtacaaatcatttatttgtgcttttgcatcttTAGAAaattctacagtatataaaccaatttatttgtaatatggcagtagggttattatacttttggaatttttcatttgagttagttttcagggtggtaatgttagtttttgtattagttttagttctttaataaatgcttagttttagttagttttagtattagttgtagttttttttttttttttatgtgtattacttgtgcgcaatatttaaaaaaacaccatggggggcgtgacgtcattattccggtttatatcaaaataaatctactaaaaatcacatttcaaatcatccccaaaggctcatgaactaaattaatgaccaaagactaaaacgaaggacatatttgctgtaattttagttagttttgtaaacataaaatgtagttgcagttagttttctttttttaaaaagcatctttgtttttattttatttcgttaatgaaattgtttttttaatttttttgttagttttacttCACGAAAATAACCTTGAATAGCAcccgtgtttttcgacaccctcccttcttactttgaccatctccaaacatttttgttttgattttatttgaactgagtcaaatgccatttttagcatatgtcgcgggccactaaaaaaaaatggacgacgggccacaaatggcctccgggccgtagtttgggcaCTCCTGGTTTAGTGCTTCTGCGCTGCGAAACCTACACGAACCACCAGGTGTCGCACGAGGTCATACTCCTCCATCCATTATCTAAATCGCTTGTCCTCTGGAGGGTCACAGAtgatggagcctatctcaacttacttttgcccaaaaaaaaaactggattgGGAGCCAGTCAATTTCAAGGGCGATGGAAAAACGTGGAATTgccaacatttttgactggtaaactcattcaaacatatttacatgtacAAACAtggaaatatgtttgaacgtacttgtaggcaaaatgctaaaaaagattcaaacatagcatttttttttccacattacgCCACAAGGTATTGACTTGTGCATACTAAAAAGTAAAAcgaaaacaaatgacaaaaaaactattttttaggATTTGAATTAAGGAAGTAAACAttgtttgtaatgtttatctTTTTATTATATCCGCAGTCGATGATCTCCGCTCGACATTTTTGCCCATAATACCAAGTGATGTGCGCATGTGGACgtcaataccccgtggcattatgggaaaaaaaatgccaaatggaaatcatgcactgcagacataGCTTGTGTCCGAATTCACAAGGCTGGCTCCtccgaaggccgaatttgtcggctgcgtgacgtcacttccgctaCGAAGGCGACAGgacgcactgatttttttttttttttttttttttttttttttttttttttaaatggattgtCAATGTTGCTTGTCGGTAGTGCGTTGACTGACACTCCATTCATGTGCAAGTCTGTGCGTGTTGACGAGTCGtcccggaagtgacgtcatgcagccgacaaattcggccttcggaggacccaCCGTTGTGAATTTGCACACAGGCATAGTGTAGGAGCCAAATAGTACCTTTTGGTGGTTTCTTCCTGTGCGGGTGTTTGTGTGTCGTACACGTTTTACTATCAAGATGATTGGCGGTGTCACAACGCATCAGTGGGAGTGGTCTGTCTTGTTATTAAGTGGACTCACCTGTGGTGAAGGTGTCTGTCATTGATCACCTGGTGGGGTGAGCTGGGGAAGGAACTTTTTTGTTGACCGCATCAAACAAATCGATATTGGAATAAGCACAAGAATCAACTTGGAACCGTGAAGTCCATTCAGGAGAACGTCGCTTCAAGGCTGTTGGAGGAACGTCTTATTGAAAGGTACCATATTTGGCAAAGATTGGAATTGAAGCGAGTAAACTTGATGAAGCTTTGCAAGtactttcaaatgtatttgcaaatacgttccaacaagtttgacagtaaaaaaaaaaaaatgttggcagtTCTACGCTCCCAAACATGGCACATACAAACAATTCAAACTCGCATTCACACCAATGGACAATTTTCTGTCTTTAATTATCTTAACACgcatgtgcttaaaaaaaaaaaaaagtcccgtgCTGGCATGTGAAGAACATGCAAAACTCAACACAGATAAAAAATCACAACCTCAAGAAGTGTGAGGCTAACCGTGCCTGCTTTTGGCTTTTTAAATGTGCTGACTACAAAACAAGAATGTGTCGAAAACAGAATCAATCTCTGATCGCATTTTAGTCTTACAAACGAGAATGCAaaaacctccaccaaggccgAACAATCCTACTTTGGATCTGCAATGTGCTGCTTATGTGTTAAAAGTTTCTTCCCTTATTCACTCAGAAactaaatattttgaaaatgctatgcaattgtaacaaaaaaatgaaataacataCAAAATTGAATGAGACTCAGTAGAACACAGACCGAGAAGATTGAACTAATAACGAGATGAAATATATATCGATGTATATTCCGCATCGTAGTTGTGGTTTCTGCAATCAGCAACTTGCGCTCGGACTCGAACGAAAGTTCCAACAAACACAAGTCAGCAATTAATGGACTTTATGTGAACGAACCGAAACAATTCCTGTTTTCTGCTCCAGTCACATTGTGCAACATTATCATAACAAGAAAGCAAGAAGAGGGAAAAttcctcttaaaaaaataaataaaaatagttaagCATTTTCCGCATTCTGCTCACACTCAAATGGAGAAAAGCGGGTAAATCCTCATTTTGTTCTAATTTGCACCAAAAATAAACGTATGGCAGCACAGTTTTTGTCATCCTTCTATGAATAAAACCatgattcaaacaatacttgtcGGATTTGCTCTTTTATCTTGATAGACACCAAAATTCAGtgagtttcattaaaaaaataataataatgcagtaGTAAAATTACAATTAGTTAAATATTTGTTTGGAGGCCACTTCTAGGccgtaaatgtaaaacaaatgaaaaccaGTAAGCATGGCGGTAATCGAGCATACCACGTGACTACGTAGATTCTGACGCCGTTTGCTGTTCATAACCTCAAAATGTCATGTGACATAAACCGAGGCTCCCTCATATGCAATATTACACTAGAACAGAAAAGCTCAACTATATAACTGACATGAATACACGTGGAAATAAGAGTTTATGTTCAATCATGCTGTATTTGAAACAATATATTAACATTTctacttgtatttttttgaatgtatgaataaCCGTTCttgtttttctgcttaattttgtcaccttgcttatttatttattttttttgtgggagtgAAATGGGAATAATGATGACAGTGTCAGAATGCTTAATAATGTGAAGTTCTTCCTATTGGCCAGTTAACCAAACCTACTCCGCCCCTTTTTCATGGCACATagatttgtcacattttttttttttttttttttttttttttttttaaagaatgatttggtgtcaatatattttgacattaatacaTTCTAACAATCTATTTAATAATAGGCATGTTGAAGCCAGGGCTTTGTCTAACACGTGCAGCCTAACCGAGTAACCTTAAAAAAGGATTTTCATGATTaaatgccttttattttttttattttttttttctgcaggggggggggggtgtcgtgTTTGTCTGTGTATAATATGAAGCTTTACTATAATGAATGTTTTTACCATGTTGAACACAAAAGCAACTTTGAATACTTTGCACCTGACACATCCACAATATGAAGTTGTGAgggatagacttttttttttttttttttttttttttttttttttttttttttttttttcatgaattcaGGCGAGGAAATCAAAGATTatgaaaaaaatcagcaaataaaACAGGATAACTGTGATGTATCAAGTGCATTTTCAGCAAACTTTTTAACCCAGTTAGAATGCTAGAGAAATATTAATATCAAACCTACCAGCTTCTATCAATGTTCTTGTTTCGTCTTTTTGCAATTTGTTTGCTTTTGAGAGTGGAAATGTAcctctgtatttatttttattttttttactaacacAATGTCATAGCATATATTATTGCTTTATAGTTCATTCTAACCATGTGCTGTATCATTATTGTGACTCACATTTTAGATTCATCTTAATATCGCTGTCTCAACCAAgactgatgatgataataaagccttaaaactacattcATTGTTGTTAATGTTTCAATTGGACACGTCATACACAACCCTGCTATTAcctaagtttgcgcatgcgcggggtgggggggggctaccaactaccctatcaatttgaatggcggaaattagagtggtgacaatctttgcttaactgtacactttaaagcttgcatgtcaacttccccgatgtcaataaaccacatgctatgcatgttaataaaaaaccaaaacaaaacagcaactttccagcggttgaaacgtttcttgcAGAGCCGATTGCATTGGATCCAAttaattttcaatgaccgtttggtagtttcgcctacccataatgcaccttgaattcgagatgcgcacttccttattccccacaagggggtgctggcgcctatctcagctggctctgggcagtaggcgggggggacaccctggactggttgccagccaatcagcgCACACGTGAATCACTTACGTCAAAATtagctgcgtttttttttttaagctagtgttTTATTCTTAGTTCGAAACTGATCGTTACAAgaacaaaataagtaaaaattggCTCATCTTGTCTCACTCT encodes the following:
- the LOC144005110 gene encoding cerebellar degeneration-related protein 2-like isoform X1; this translates as MLSSGTMDEFVTEEEEPWYDQRDLEQDLHLAAELGKTLLERNKELEDSLQQMYITNEEQVQEIEYLSKQLEVLRDMNEQHAKVYEQLDGTARELERTNQTLVVDSKASQQKIERLTGTIETLQNQVESLSGQVEQLRSVEQLRVKREKRERRKTVHSFPCLRELCTAPRYEDEFVVGRAESFTLEPKRQPSEEDNQHLRAAVSALRAAVRTERGRREGAEKECSLLLADFSRLQTRVQDAESCQARVRELEAELQELQQLRRTRTFLLGNEDDGVTLTQTVLNSTPETDAFLEGGVGETGGGVREGTEGGAAGADGEALPESNPVRKSCSDTALNAIVGRDASGRRRGSYALHANSVRKRGMSILREVDEQYHALLEKYEELLGKCRRHEESLCHAGVQTSRPVSRDPSMKDCAAGHAPAPPAPPTPTRSPSTPEAIEMIGKQVEAVDKRLGHNAPEYKALFKEIFSRIQKTKMEIKASKSAKSSKSSKSGKSSK
- the LOC144005110 gene encoding cerebellar degeneration-related protein 2-like isoform X2 — its product is MYITNEEQVQEIEYLSKQLEVLRDMNEQHAKVYEQLDGTARELERTNQTLVVDSKASQQKIERLTGTIETLQNQVESLSGQVEQLRSVEQLRVKREKRERRKTVHSFPCLRELCTAPRYEDEFVVGRAESFTLEPKRQPSEEDNQHLRAAVSALRAAVRTERGRREGAEKECSLLLADFSRLQTRVQDAESCQARVRELEAELQELQQLRRTRTFLLGNEDDGVTLTQTVLNSTPETDAFLEGGVGETGGGVREGTEGGAAGADGEALPESNPVRKSCSDTALNAIVGRDASGRRRGSYALHANSVRKRGMSILREVDEQYHALLEKYEELLGKCRRHEESLCHAGVQTSRPVSRDPSMKDCAAGHAPAPPAPPTPTRSPSTPEAIEMIGKQVEAVDKRLGHNAPEYKALFKEIFSRIQKTKMEIKASKSAKSSKSSKSGKSSK